In Thermococcus thioreducens, a genomic segment contains:
- a CDS encoding radical SAM protein: MKIRVSYGTAIAMGLIKARMLAKPRTAYLMTYHDGRCRNNCAFCPQARGSEADLRRLSRITWPAFDVEEVVENLPAGGFARICLQTVDYPGLVSDVIELLDLFQPLGIPVSVSITPVDRGTLMEFKSRGVDYIGVGLDVASERLYPEIKESLYSWDDMWRFTEDVIDVFGDGKALVHVIVGLGETDKELIGTIERAYSTGAWVSLFAFTPIRGTRLENAEPPSLARYRRIQVAHYLIKEGLATLEDFEFDEKGSLVGFGVDADELALVIPPEIFATHGCPGCNRPYYNERPKKEPYNFPESPGKDYVRRVLQSIL; the protein is encoded by the coding sequence ATGAAGATCAGGGTCTCCTATGGAACCGCCATAGCGATGGGGCTGATAAAGGCCCGGATGCTGGCCAAGCCAAGGACGGCGTATCTCATGACGTACCACGACGGCCGGTGCAGGAACAACTGTGCCTTCTGCCCCCAGGCCAGGGGAAGCGAGGCGGATCTCAGGAGGCTGTCCCGCATAACCTGGCCCGCCTTTGATGTTGAGGAAGTGGTTGAAAACCTTCCAGCGGGCGGTTTTGCAAGAATATGTCTCCAGACGGTTGACTACCCCGGCCTGGTCTCCGACGTTATTGAACTCCTCGATCTTTTCCAGCCCCTAGGCATTCCGGTCTCGGTCTCGATAACCCCCGTGGACAGGGGCACTCTCATGGAGTTCAAATCAAGGGGGGTTGACTACATAGGCGTCGGCCTCGACGTGGCCAGCGAGAGGCTCTATCCGGAAATTAAGGAGTCCCTTTACTCCTGGGACGACATGTGGCGCTTCACGGAAGATGTCATCGACGTCTTCGGCGATGGGAAAGCCCTCGTGCACGTAATAGTCGGGCTCGGAGAGACGGATAAGGAGCTCATTGGGACCATTGAGCGGGCGTACTCGACGGGTGCATGGGTTTCCCTCTTCGCGTTCACGCCCATTAGGGGGACCCGCCTTGAGAACGCGGAACCCCCGAGCCTCGCCAGGTACAGGAGAATCCAGGTGGCCCATTACCTCATAAAGGAAGGGCTCGCTACATTAGAGGACTTTGAGTTCGATGAGAAAGGTTCCCTCGTCGGGTTTGGGGTCGATGCTGATGAGCTTGCCTTGGTGATTCCACCTGAGATCTTCGCCACCCATGGCTGTCCGGGCTGTAACAGGCCGTACTACAATGAAAGGCCAAAGAAAGAGCCTTACAACTTCCCCGAAAGTCCGGGGAAAGACTACGTGAGGCGCGTCCTTCAGTCTATCCTTTAA